The following is a genomic window from Babesia bovis T2Bo chromosome 4 map unlocalized Chr4_1, whole genome shotgun sequence.
ACTATAAGGTGTTACTATTTAATCTTGTAGTATATCTTGGTACTTTCCTCCTGCTTTGAGTATTTTGTGGGCGCGTCTGATTTCTGTTATGAGTCTATTTCTCTGATGGAACGATATGTTCGCCACATCGATACCGATTTCAAATGGGTGTAACTTCTAATTTTAATCTCGATTATATGGTCACAACAATAAATTTCTTGTTTAATGTtatgtgtaatgtgtagAATCACAGAATTTGTATGACGTTATTTTCATGATCATATCCAGTGAAGTAAACACCTTTAGTATACATATTATTTAGATATTAAGACATGACTATATTTTAATCTACTGGCGTTAGGTATGTAGGAAGGCTGTGTAACTGCTCCTATCATGTGTTAGTTGTGTAACCATATACGTGCCATTGAGAAATAATATTTgcaaataatataaaaaatgAGTGCGGCACGTGTCTGTTGCGGGTGTGGTTTGGATACTGAGAGTACCTTGGCTTGTCCTGTTTGCAAATCAAAGGGTGATATACAAATCTTTTGTTCACAAGGTTGTTTCGGTGCTAATTGGAAGTCCCACAGCGCCAAACAtaaggtatgtatattcGGAATAATAACTTTATTGGTTGTATTGTCAATAGTGTATTCTTTGTGTTAACGTTGTGTATTATCCCAGGTATTCCTTCAGTTGTACATGAATCTGTgtcatttgtatatatgcttttGTATTTATAACTTATACAGGAGGATACATCTGGTTCTGTTTCCTCTGGCGATTTGGATCTTAATGACCCTCATTTAAGGTGagttatattttttaatgAACATCCTTCTAGGCGTTTTAAGAATTTTAAATTTACTGGGGAATTACGTCCTTGGCCTGTTACTCCTCAGAAGCGTGTTCCATCTCATATATCATGTCCTGACTATGCATTGGATGGCGAGCCTAAATCGGAGGTGAACTTAAAGAATGCTGGTCGCATTGTGGTGAATACCCCTGAACAAATAAAGGTTCGTTTGTTGCTAGAAGTTACTTCTCTTTGATCACACTGCTGTATTATATCTTTTACTTCCTGTAATCATGCTTTATACATGTAACACTTTTTCAGTTGATACGCAAGGCATCTATTTTAGGTCGCAAAGCATTGGATTTTGCTGCTAGTTTAATCGCTCCAGGTGTGACCACGGATGAAATAGATACTAAGGTTCACGATTTCATTATACAGCACAACGCTTATCCATCTCCTTTGAACTACTATGGTTTCCCCAAATCACTATGCAcgtatgttattttatatcCATTGTTTACCAAATAACCGTGGACTATGATCATTGTATGAAATCATGTGTTTATAGATCTGTTAACGAGGTTGTATGTCACGGGATACCAGACAAGAGGTAATGTTTCtattgtattatatatgttactgTTAAAATCGTAACTTGTATCTGTTGGCAacattgttttcattgGTATTCTAGGATGTATTCCACCTAATAATTTATTGTTCAGACCTCTTAAAGACGGCGATATAATCAATATCGACATATCTGTTTACTTGAATGGCGTTCATAGTGATTTGAATGCTACTTACTTTGTTGGTGAGGTTGATGAAGATTCTCGTCGTCTTGTAAAGGGCACATATATGGCTTTAATGGAGGCCATAAAGCAATGCAAGCCTGGGATGTACTATCGCGAGATTGgcaatataataaacaagGTTGCTGATGAATACAGGTAGGTACTGCATTATTAATCCATGGCAATAGTTTGTTCTCGGTATTTACATTACagatatattatcatgTATCTAACGTACCCAATATGTTTTTAGGTTATCTGTGGTTCGTACTTACTGTGGTCATGGCGTGGGTCAAGATTTCCATTCGCTTCCTAATGTTCCACATTATCGCAACAGCAAGGCGATTGGCATTTTACGTCCTGGTCACATTTTTACTATCGAGCCAATGTTGAACCTCGGTATGTTTATGTTTTTGTTGCTTATATTGTTATAGGAACGTGGAGGGACTGCAAATGGCCAGATGATTGGACGGCTGTTACTGTGGATGGCAAGAGATCCGCTCAGTTTGAGCATACTTTATTAGTGACTGAAACAGGTTAGGTTTTGGTATATGTTATGTCAATGTTCAGGTGTTGAAATATTGACTAAACCTTTGGGTTCTTCACCACCTCTTCAATTTGATGTGTAGCGTTACCAAATTTCGCACCAATATCCCAAATTGGGATGTATTTACCGAGACTCATATCAATTGTTATGCCATTAAGGGTATAATCTGATTAAttcattttaaaattacATGTGGTTGGTTAGAATAATTATGTTTGATGTAATGTGTAGGCGGTGTACTGTGCTTATGCACGATTGTTAATGCTCATTAATCTATTACACCAGTAGATTAatcatattatatttaatgtCATTTATGGCTATAATGTTGTCTTGAATATACCTTTGTTTGTTTGCCTTTATGTTGAATGTAATCAATTTGGATGGCGAACATTTCGATTTGTTGGCCTTCTGTTTATTATCTGTCTTGCATATAACTGTATAATGCAGTTTAGATGGCCGAGGAACTTTTAGTTAACGATGGCGTGCGAGCTGACTTCGCTTCCTGGATTCGCAGTGATTGGATTCTTGGTACTGATTCTACGAGATTCTCTTCTTTTATGAGATTCCCTATCGCAATATATCAGGTTATATCATGTTTAGACGTTCGTGTATCTCGTTACCGTCAACTTGGTAATGAGGAGGACTTGGGTGAGGATGAAAACGAGTCCTCTTCTTACTTGTCCAATACCATGACCACTCGTATGCTGCGTCTAGTGTTGAATGACGGCCAGAGGGAGATCATTGCTTATGAATACGAGCCCATTGCATGTTTAGATGTATTTCATGCTAATTTGTTAACGGGTAATCCAATTCGATGTTGTGGTAAGATTGGTATATTCAACGACCCTGTGGAACGTCGTGGTGCTTTATGGTTAACTCGTAGTAATGTAAAGTTGATATTTGAGGGTTATAAGTGCAAGAGTGGTAAAAACATTCAACCTGATGATGACCCTATTGAAGTTAGTTCCTTTGTCCATGAACATTTCAGTCCAAGTACTTTCCCTGCTTCTGACGCTGGGTATAGCTCAGTTGCGCCTGTGTCCCAGGACTTCAGTGGCAATATACAAACCAGCAGCATTGATGAAATAACTTTATCGCAGAGCCTTGATGACGTCATTTCAGGGATATTACAGCCAAGTGACCACAGGAGCGACTGTGGTTCAGATCGTGCCTTTACTGCTGCGGATGACTATTTCCCTAAGGGTTCTCCTAATTTACATTATTCCTATGATGCCTTTTTACTTCGTTCGAGGTTGAATGCGTCTGAATCATCGTATGTTGAATACTTTAGCAATTTTTTGAGATCCAATGGTTTTTTCGATTGCACATCAATTGTGCAACAACTCTCTCAGTTGAACAAATTACCTGCTTTGGTGGAGCCATCGCCTAAATGGTTAGAAGACGATTCTCACTTTGGTTTTCTTGATTTTTCTATACCTTTAGGTATTTTGGATATGCATTCTAGATCAGATGTCATTGCTGATGAGTTGCGCAATGCTGGTTTTTCTGATAGTTCTCGTGTATGGCTGGTTAATTTGAATGATTGTTgttattgtttttattgtttAGTTTCTTTGGAGACTTTAGACATTGTACAAACGTCACTGCTTGAAACTTCTAGGGCTATTAACTCTAAGGAGGGTTTCTTTGACGTTAAATGTTTCGGTAATGATGGAGTATATCTTTATTGGATATATCGTTACCGTGTTAAATTGGATCCTGCAGAGTTTGCAAAGAAGGCTGCATTGGTTGATGCAGAATACGCCAAGATACAGGCAATTCTTGACTTTTGAGTAAGCTTAAAACGAAGTATCTAACACTCTTCCATGTTCTGTCATTTCTGTATACTTATATACATAGTCATTACGTAATTGAATACCCAATTAACACGAAAATTTCATATACATTGAGCATGAAAATGTCGTTATAATTAGCTCTTCTCAAATCAACTATCACTCATGTATACTTATCACTTTCTGGTGTTTGTATTCCATGTTGATTGAGTACTTTAGTGAATTTATCTACTGTGAgtattgtgtatattgacTCCCGACTATAAGGTATTACTATTTAATCTTGTAGTATATCTTGATACTTTCCTCCTGCTTTGAGTATTTTGTGGGCGCGTCTGATTTCAGTTATGAGTCTATTTCTCTGATGGAACGATATGTTCGCCACATCGATACCGATTTCAAATGGGTTGTCAACATGCATAAACTTCTCATCCATATCGAACCCAGTTGTTCTGTGTGGGAATGTGAGTTGTGTATCCATGTACTGGAAGTCTACGCTACGTATACATATGGGTGTTTGTGTGTTTTTTGTGAATGTCCACCCGAAATAGTAGAAGAACTCTTGCAATAATTGAATCACGTTACTTTTATTTCTTTCACCTTTTGTTAACCATTGTAGTTCTTCGTTTATGCGATTTAGGTCGGTTGTGAATCTAACATCTATACCGCTTACATATCGCGGTATTTCGTTATCTGCAATAGCTAGATCTTGTATTGACACTAGTATTGGTGGGTTACATCGTTGTAAGAAATGTATTGCCATGATGGACAATGCGAATGATCCCAGTGTACCTTTCGATCTATCGTTTAAATCTCTTGCTCTTGCCCATAGTTTGATTGCCAGTATTAGGTTTCTCACTCTGTGATCACATGCCACATATGTTCCTATAAGTGCTGAATTTGATATTGCCAGGACATTGTTGACTGAGATATCTATTGACGTCTTGAGTGCTTGTATAATAGGATGCCCCGCTCGTTTATTTGGTCTTTCATTTTTCCAGTGCAAAAGTGGTATTTTGGCTGTAAATCTATTTTCAAACCCCCGTGCCGGTGCCAACGGTTCCAGTAGAAATGCAATTCTTCTAAGATTTCTGATGGTTGCGCTTCTTGATGTAACATTTGGTATTTGTACACATATATCAAGGTCACTTGCATCTGTCCACAGTCCGTTGATAGCGCTTCCAAATACGCATACTGAGCACTTTGGATTTAACCTTTCTTTTAATTGCGATTCCACTAGCTTGACTATTTGTTCACTAATTATTTTCAGCTGTTCATTATTCATTGTTGGCGTGGTCAGCCGTTCGAAATCTGACATTGAGTGATCATCATCTTGTTTAGATGCTATTGAATGGATATTATCTTGACCATTAGATGGTGGATCATCAGGGCAATCATCCTTTTTCCTTAATAATCCTTCTTTCTGTCTTCTCAATTGTATAAATGCTCTTTCCCAGCTTTTATTGCGATTATCATCTATTAAGTTCAATGGGTATATGTTATGATCTGTATAACAGTCGTCTGGTATCTTTTCATCTTGGTGTTTAATCGATCGGTTTGTTCTCGTTGTGGTTGTTAATCGTTTGGTATGCACATATACAAACCTTTGTAGCTTTTGTGTAAGTAGAGGTTTCACTATACCCAGTTTGGATGTGTTGAGGCTGCAGCATAGAAACTTTGTCCAGTTCggtgttacacattttcCGCATAGTTCAATAACCATTTCTTGCAAAATTCAGGTTAATATCCTTGATATTAGgtaaatatattcattttccAGTTCATTTTAGGGCACATATATGCAAGGTGTGGTCTTATTATTTAGGAAGGCTTCATTACGTATAGTTATCCTATGGCTTAACACATGTAGTTGGtgttattttatttgttacTGGATTCCTTGGTTCGTACACACTCTTGCACATTATGTTAATGTGTCACTTTGTTGAGTATCTATTTTAATGAGTCATATTATTGGCATCGTTGTCTATTACTTCCCCATAGGTTGAATTCCTAGCTTCCCTTAGTGTTGTTCCTCTATTTAATTTATCACTATCCACTTTGACATTGATTAATTCAATTAAGTTATTAAATAATTTTGTTAGGTTGTCCATTATACACTATTTTTGTGTATAGCTATACTTTATTCACTAAGGATGCATCGTTCTACTTTAGCTCGTGGCGTCTTCCAGACGCAGCGTCGTTTTTTTGCTAAGGAGGTGAAGCATTCTGTGCAATGCCGTCAGGGTTTGTTGAGTGGTGTGAATCGTTTGGTTGACGCTGTGTCTGTTACTCTTGGTCCTAAGGGTCGCAATGTTGTAATATCTCAGCCCTATGGCGCTCCTAAGATCACTAAGGACGGTGTGACAGTTGCTAAATCGATTGAATTTTCTGATAAGCTTGAGAACATGGGTGCTCAGCTTGTTCGTCAGGTATCTTCTAATACTAATGACAAGGCTGGTGACGGT
Proteins encoded in this region:
- a CDS encoding putative methionine aminopeptidase; translation: MSAARVCCGCGLDTESTLACPVCKSKGDIQIFCSQGCFGANWKSHSAKHKEDTSGSVSSGDLDLNDPHLRRFKNFKFTGELRPWPVTPQKRVPSHISCPDYALDGEPKSEVNLKNAGRIVVNTPEQIKLIRKASILGRKALDFAASLIAPGVTTDEIDTKVHDFIIQHNAYPSPLNYYGFPKSLCTSVNEVVCHGIPDKRPLKDGDIINIDISVYLNGVHSDLNATYFVGEVDEDSRRLVKGTYMALMEAIKQCKPGMYYREIGNIINKVADEYRLSVVRTYCGHGVGQDFHSLPNVPHYRNSKAIGILRPGHIFTIEPMLNLGTWRDCKWPDDWTAVTVDGKRSAQFEHTLLVTETGVEILTKPLGSSPPLQFDV
- a CDS encoding Nucleotidyltransferase domain family protein; the protein is MVIELCGKCVTPNWTKFLCCSLNTSKLGIVKPLLTQKLQRFVYVHTKRLTTTTRTNRSIKHQDEKIPDDCYTDHNIYPLNLIDDNRNKSWERAFIQLRRQKEGLLRKKDDCPDDPPSNGQDNIHSIASKQDDDHSMSDFERLTTPTMNNEQLKIISEQIVKLVESQLKERLNPKCSVCVFGSAINGLWTDASDLDICVQIPNVTSRSATIRNLRRIAFLLEPLAPARGFENRFTAKIPLLHWKNERPNKRAGHPIIQALKTSIDISVNNVLAISNSALIGTYVACDHRVRNLILAIKLWARARDLNDRSKGTLGSFALSIMAIHFLQRCNPPILVSIQDLAIADNEIPRYVSGIDVRFTTDLNRINEELQWLTKGERNKSNVIQLLQEFFYYFGWTFTKNTQTPICIRSVDFQYMDTQLTFPHRTTGFDMDEKFMHVDNPFEIGIDVANISFHQRNRLITEIRRAHKILKAGGKYQDILQD